A single Pseudomonas sp. MM223 DNA region contains:
- the hdfR_6 gene encoding HTH-type transcriptional regulator HdfR (*Name hdfR_6), which yields MTLTELRYIVTLAQEQHFGHAAERCHVSQPTLSVGVKKLEDELGVLIFERSKSAVRLTPVGESIVAQAQKVLEQAQGIRELAQAGKNQLTAPLKVGAIYTVGPYLFPHLIPQLHRVAPQMPLYIEENFTHVLREKLRNGELDAVIIALPFNEADVLTLPLYDEPFCALMPADHPWTAKKTIDTAMLNDKSLLLLGEGHCFRDQVLEACPTLNKGGEGARHTTVESSLAGNHPPHGGLGPWRVDPAAVGSAQPSLCPWRHRGSPTDCTGTFPYRGHRLARQLPAAEGHRDPRRFDPPVLGRQSPCGTTGLSHE from the coding sequence ATGACCCTCACAGAATTACGCTACATCGTCACACTCGCCCAGGAACAGCACTTCGGCCATGCCGCCGAGCGCTGCCACGTGAGCCAGCCGACCCTGTCGGTCGGTGTGAAGAAGCTCGAGGACGAGCTTGGCGTTTTGATCTTCGAGCGCAGCAAAAGCGCGGTACGCCTGACCCCGGTCGGCGAAAGCATCGTTGCCCAGGCACAGAAGGTACTGGAGCAGGCCCAGGGCATTCGCGAACTGGCCCAGGCCGGCAAGAACCAGCTGACCGCCCCGCTCAAGGTCGGTGCCATCTACACCGTCGGCCCCTACCTTTTCCCGCACCTGATCCCGCAACTGCACCGCGTTGCACCGCAGATGCCGCTGTACATCGAAGAAAACTTCACCCACGTGCTGCGTGAAAAGCTGCGTAACGGCGAACTGGACGCGGTGATCATCGCCCTGCCGTTCAATGAAGCCGATGTGCTGACCCTGCCGCTGTACGATGAGCCGTTCTGCGCCCTGATGCCCGCCGACCACCCCTGGACGGCGAAAAAGACCATCGACACCGCCATGCTCAACGACAAGAGCCTGCTGCTGCTCGGTGAGGGCCACTGCTTCCGCGACCAGGTGCTGGAAGCCTGCCCAACCCTGAACAAGGGGGGTGAAGGCGCCAGGCACACCACCGTCGAATCCAGCCTCGCTGGAAACCATCCGCCACATGGTGGCCTCGGGCCTTGGCGTGTCGATCCTGCCGCTGTCGGCAGTGCACAGCCATCACTATGCCCCTGGCGTCATCGAGGTTCGCCCACTGACTGCACCGGCACCTTTCCGTACCGTGGCCATCGCCTGGCGCGCCAGCTTCCCGCGGCCGAAGGCCATCGAGATCCTCGCCGATTCGATCCGCCTGTGCTCGGTCGCCAAAGCCCCTGCGGAACAACCGGCCTGAGTCATGAGTGA
- the recG_1 gene encoding ATP-dependent DNA helicase RecG (*Name recG_1): MSEPSKVPVTVLKGVGEAMAEKLAKVGLENLQDVLFHLPLRYQDRTRVVPIGQLRPGQDAVIEGVVSGTDVTMGKRRSLVVRLGDGSGVLTLRFYHFSNAQKEGLKRGTHLRCYGEARPGASGLEIYHPEYRALNGDEPPPPVEQTLTPIYPSTEGLTQQRLRLLCQQSLGMLGPRSLPDWLPDELARDYHLAPLDDAIRYLHNPPADADLDELAEGQHWAQHRLAFEELLTHQLSQQRLRESLRSLRAPVLPKAARLQAQYLANLGFQPTGAQQRVANEIAYDLSQHEPMMRLVQGDVGAGKTVVAALAALQGLEAGYQVALMAPTEILAEQHFITFKRWLEPLGIEVAWLAGKLKGKARAASLEQIANGAPMVVGTHALFQEEVKFKHLALAIIDEQHRFGVQQRLALRKKGVAGEPVPAPADHDRHTYSAHPGHERLRRPGHLGTRRIAAWTHPGKHRAGSRQPPLRGGRTSARRLRRGASGLLGVHPDRRVRRADLPGRRKHV, from the coding sequence ATGAGTGAGCCGTCGAAGGTCCCTGTCACGGTACTGAAGGGCGTAGGCGAGGCCATGGCGGAAAAACTCGCCAAGGTCGGCCTGGAAAACCTGCAGGATGTGCTGTTCCACCTGCCCCTGCGCTACCAGGACCGCACCCGCGTGGTGCCGATCGGCCAGCTGCGCCCCGGCCAGGATGCAGTGATCGAGGGCGTGGTCAGTGGTACCGACGTGACCATGGGCAAGCGCCGCAGCCTGGTGGTGCGCCTGGGCGACGGCAGCGGTGTGCTGACGTTGCGCTTCTACCACTTCAGCAACGCGCAGAAGGAAGGCCTGAAACGCGGCACCCACCTGCGCTGCTACGGCGAAGCCCGCCCTGGCGCCTCGGGCCTGGAAATCTACCACCCGGAGTACCGCGCACTGAATGGCGACGAGCCGCCGCCACCGGTCGAACAGACCCTGACGCCGATCTACCCGTCCACCGAAGGCCTCACCCAGCAACGCCTGCGCCTGTTGTGCCAGCAGAGCCTGGGCATGCTCGGCCCGCGCAGCCTGCCCGACTGGCTTCCTGACGAGCTGGCCCGGGACTACCATTTGGCGCCGCTGGACGATGCCATCCGCTACCTGCACAACCCGCCAGCCGACGCCGACCTCGACGAACTTGCCGAAGGCCAGCACTGGGCCCAGCACCGCCTGGCCTTCGAAGAACTGCTCACCCACCAGCTGTCGCAGCAACGCCTGCGTGAGAGCCTGCGCAGCCTGCGGGCGCCGGTGCTGCCCAAGGCCGCGCGCCTGCAGGCGCAGTATCTGGCCAACCTGGGCTTTCAGCCGACTGGCGCACAGCAACGGGTGGCCAACGAAATTGCCTACGACCTCAGCCAGCACGAGCCAATGATGCGCCTGGTACAGGGCGATGTCGGTGCCGGCAAGACCGTGGTCGCTGCCCTGGCAGCGCTGCAAGGGCTGGAAGCAGGCTACCAGGTGGCGTTGATGGCACCCACCGAAATCCTCGCCGAACAGCACTTCATCACCTTCAAGCGCTGGCTCGAACCGCTGGGCATCGAAGTGGCCTGGCTGGCCGGCAAGCTCAAGGGCAAGGCCCGGGCCGCTTCCCTGGAGCAGATTGCCAACGGTGCACCGATGGTCGTCGGCACCCACGCGTTGTTCCAGGAAGAAGTGAAGTTCAAGCACCTGGCCCTGGCGATCATCGACGAACAGCACCGCTTTGGCGTGCAGCAACGCCTGGCCCTGCGCAAGAAAGGCGTGGCCGGCGAGCCTGTGCCCGCACCAGCTGATCATGACCGCCACACCTATTCCGCGCACCCTGGCCATGAGCGCCTACGCCGACCTGGACACCTCGGTACTCGACGAATTGCCGCCTGGACGCACCCCGGTAAACACCGTGCTGGTAGCCGACAGCCGCCGCTTCGAGGTGGTCGAACGAGTGCGCGCCGCCTGCGCCGAGGGGCGTCAGGCCTACTGGGTGTGCACCCTGATCGAAGAGTCCGAAGAGCTGACCTGCCAGGCCGCCGAAAGCACGTATGA
- the recG_2 gene encoding ATP-dependent DNA helicase RecG (*Name recG_2), which yields MCTLIEESEELTCQAAESTYEELGSALGELRVGLIHGRMKPAEKAEIMAQFKAGELQLLVATTVIEVGVDVPNASLMIIENPERLGLAQLHQLRGRVGRGSAVSHCVLLYHPPLSQIGRERLGIMRETNDGFIIAEKDLELRGPGEMLGTRQTGLLQFKVADLMRDADLLPAVRDAAQALVARWPDHVSPLLDRWLRHGQQYGQV from the coding sequence GTGTGCACCCTGATCGAAGAGTCCGAAGAGCTGACCTGCCAGGCCGCCGAAAGCACGTATGAAGAGCTCGGCAGCGCCTTGGGCGAACTGCGCGTGGGCCTGATTCACGGCCGCATGAAGCCTGCAGAAAAAGCCGAGATCATGGCGCAGTTCAAGGCCGGTGAATTGCAGCTGCTGGTCGCGACCACCGTCATCGAAGTAGGCGTGGACGTGCCCAACGCCAGCCTGATGATCATCGAAAACCCCGAACGCCTGGGCCTGGCCCAGCTACACCAGCTGCGCGGCCGGGTTGGCCGGGGCAGTGCCGTCAGCCATTGCGTGCTGCTGTATCACCCGCCGCTGTCGCAGATCGGCCGCGAGCGCTTAGGGATCATGCGCGAGACCAACGACGGTTTCATCATTGCCGAAAAAGACCTCGAACTACGCGGCCCTGGCGAGATGCTGGGTACGCGCCAGACCGGCCTGCTGCAATTCAAGGTCGCCGACCTGATGCGCGATGCCGACCTGTTACCGGCGGTGCGCGATGCTGCCCAGGCCCTGGTCGCCCGCTGGCCGGACCATGTCAGCCCGCTGCTTGACCGCTGGCTGCGCCATGGTCAGCAATATGGCCAAGTGTGA
- the hupB_3 gene encoding DNA-binding protein HU-beta (*Name hupB_3) yields the protein MRKPELAAVIADKADLTKEKANQVLNAILDSITGALDKDTVTLVGFGTFEKRHRGARTGKNPQTGEPVKIKASNTVAFKPGKNLKDSVNPPAAPAKAAKKK from the coding sequence ATGCGCAAACCAGAACTCGCCGCCGTCATCGCCGATAAGGCTGATCTGACCAAGGAAAAGGCCAATCAGGTGTTGAACGCGATTCTCGACAGCATCACCGGTGCCCTGGACAAGGACACGGTGACCCTGGTCGGTTTCGGCACCTTCGAAAAACGTCATCGCGGCGCGCGTACCGGCAAAAACCCGCAAACCGGTGAGCCGGTCAAGATCAAAGCCAGCAACACCGTGGCCTTCAAACCAGGCAAGAACCTCAAGGACAGCGTCAATCCACCGGCCGCGCCAGCCAAGGCCGCCAAGAAAAAATAA
- the alkT gene encoding Rubredoxin-NAD(+) reductase (*Name alkT) yields MTSPVVIIGTGLAGYNLAREFRKLDAQTPLLLITADDGRSYSKPMLSMGFAKQKDADGLCMAEPGVMAEQLNAEIRTHTRISGIDPGHKRLWIGEEAVQYRDLVLAWGAQTVQVPIEGDGSHLVFPINDLEDYARFRAAAVGKQRVLILGAGLIGCEFANDMSLGGFQVDVVAPCEQIMPTLLHPAAAAAVQGGLEGLGVRFHLGPVLTRLQQVAQGLEAHLSDGSVIACDLVVSAIGLRPRIDLAAAAGLQTNRGVSVDRELRTSHANIFALGDCAEVDGINLLYVMPLMSMCPGAGANLGRQADRGCLRADADHRENPCLPTGGFTAAPGPRMHVAGGGAGQ; encoded by the coding sequence ATGACGTCCCCTGTGGTAATCATCGGTACCGGCCTGGCGGGCTACAACCTGGCCCGTGAATTTCGCAAGCTCGATGCGCAGACACCGCTGCTGCTGATCACCGCCGACGATGGTCGTTCGTACTCCAAGCCCATGCTCTCCATGGGCTTTGCCAAGCAGAAGGACGCCGACGGCCTGTGCATGGCCGAGCCGGGCGTCATGGCCGAGCAACTGAACGCCGAGATCCGCACCCATACCCGCATCAGCGGCATCGACCCGGGCCACAAGCGCCTGTGGATCGGCGAAGAGGCCGTGCAATACCGTGACCTGGTGCTGGCCTGGGGCGCGCAGACCGTGCAGGTGCCAATCGAAGGCGATGGCAGCCATCTGGTGTTCCCGATCAACGACCTGGAAGACTACGCACGTTTCCGTGCCGCCGCCGTCGGCAAACAACGCGTGCTGATCCTCGGTGCCGGGCTGATCGGCTGCGAATTCGCCAACGACATGAGCCTGGGTGGCTTCCAGGTCGACGTGGTGGCGCCGTGCGAACAGATCATGCCCACCCTGCTGCACCCGGCCGCTGCGGCGGCGGTGCAGGGCGGGCTGGAAGGCCTGGGGGTGCGCTTCCACCTTGGGCCGGTGCTGACCCGCCTGCAGCAGGTGGCCCAGGGCCTGGAGGCGCACCTGTCGGATGGCAGCGTGATTGCCTGCGACCTGGTGGTTTCGGCCATCGGCCTGCGCCCACGTATCGACCTGGCTGCCGCGGCCGGCTTGCAGACTAATCGTGGCGTCAGCGTAGACCGCGAACTGCGTACCTCCCATGCCAACATCTTCGCCCTCGGCGACTGTGCCGAGGTCGATGGCATCAACCTGCTCTACGTGATGCCGCTGATGAGCATGTGCCCGGGCGCTGGCGCAAACCTTGGCCGGCAAGCCGACCGCGGTTGCCTACGGGCCGATGCCGATCACCGTGAAAACCCCTGCCTGCCCACTGGTGGTTTCACCGCCGCCCCTGGGCCAAGAATGCACGTGGCAGGTGGAGGGGCAGGGCAGTGA
- the rubA1 gene encoding Rubredoxin-1 (*Name rubA1) has translation MKKWQCIVCGLIYDEAEGWPDDGIAPGTRWEDVPEDWLCPDCGVGKSDFEMISIG, from the coding sequence ATGAAAAAGTGGCAATGTATTGTCTGTGGCCTGATCTACGACGAAGCCGAAGGCTGGCCCGACGACGGCATCGCCCCCGGCACCCGTTGGGAAGATGTGCCTGAAGACTGGCTGTGCCCCGACTGTGGTGTGGGCAAAAGCGACTTTGAAATGATCTCCATCGGCTAA
- the ubiC gene encoding Chorismate pyruvate-lyase (*Name ubiC): protein MSYESPQAAAVAWLPYSQLATDFDQPTLDWLFDEGSLTRRLTRLSFDHFSVTPLFEGWQALRDDECQALGIAAGAEGWVREVYLRGHGQPWVFARSVASRNALERGGLDLETLGSRSLGELLFCDQAFIRHPIEVCSYPQAWLPADAAHAALWGRRSRFERGGLELLVAEVFLPALWQAAKEENR from the coding sequence GTGTCTTACGAATCCCCGCAAGCAGCCGCTGTCGCGTGGCTGCCGTATTCACAGCTGGCGACCGACTTCGACCAGCCTACCCTTGACTGGCTGTTCGACGAGGGCTCGCTGACCCGCCGCCTGACCCGCCTGTCCTTCGATCACTTCTCCGTCACCCCGCTGTTCGAGGGCTGGCAAGCGCTGCGCGACGATGAATGCCAAGCGCTTGGCATTGCCGCCGGTGCCGAAGGCTGGGTGCGCGAGGTGTACCTGCGCGGCCATGGCCAGCCGTGGGTGTTCGCCCGCAGTGTCGCCAGCCGCAACGCCCTTGAACGCGGCGGGCTGGACCTGGAAACCCTCGGCAGCCGCTCGCTGGGCGAGCTGCTGTTCTGTGACCAGGCGTTTATCCGCCACCCGATCGAAGTGTGCAGTTATCCACAGGCCTGGCTACCGGCCGACGCTGCCCATGCAGCACTGTGGGGGCGCCGTTCGCGCTTTGAACGAGGCGGCCTGGAGCTGCTGGTGGCAGAAGTGTTTCTGCCGGCATTGTGGCAAGCGGCCAAGGAGGAGAACCGCTGA
- the ubiA gene encoding 4-hydroxybenzoate octaprenyltransferase (*Name ubiA): MYLQLLKSLNRLHPRAWDFVQLSRMDRPIGIYLLLWPTLSAVWIAGNGSPTLANVLIFGLGVVLMRAAGCCINDFADRKVDGHVKRTADRPLASGRVKPREALALFAILVGVSFLLVLCTNSRTVWLSFGAVALASCYPFMKRYTYYPQVVLGAAYSWGIPMAFTAAGSELPASAWLLYIANLLWTVGYDTYYAMVDRDDDLKIGVKSTAILFGEADRTIILTLQLLSLGCLLLAGSRFGLGGWFHLGLLGAAACFAWEYWSTRKLDRESCFKAFLHNHWAGMLVFIGVVLDYAFV; encoded by the coding sequence ATGTACCTGCAACTGCTCAAGTCGCTGAACCGCCTGCACCCGCGGGCCTGGGACTTCGTCCAGCTCAGCCGCATGGACCGGCCGATCGGTATCTACCTGCTGCTGTGGCCAACCTTGTCGGCGGTGTGGATTGCCGGCAACGGTTCTCCCACTTTGGCCAACGTGCTGATCTTCGGCCTTGGCGTGGTGCTGATGCGGGCTGCGGGCTGCTGCATCAACGATTTTGCCGACCGCAAGGTGGATGGCCACGTCAAGCGCACCGCCGACCGACCACTGGCCAGCGGCCGGGTCAAGCCGCGCGAGGCGCTGGCTCTGTTTGCCATCCTGGTCGGGGTCAGCTTCCTGTTGGTGCTGTGCACCAACAGCCGCACGGTGTGGCTGTCGTTTGGCGCGGTGGCGCTGGCGTCCTGCTACCCGTTCATGAAGCGCTACACCTATTACCCGCAGGTGGTACTGGGGGCGGCGTATTCCTGGGGCATACCCATGGCCTTTACTGCGGCGGGTAGCGAGCTGCCGGCCAGCGCTTGGCTGCTATATATCGCCAACCTGCTGTGGACGGTGGGTTACGACACCTATTACGCCATGGTCGACCGCGATGACGACCTGAAGATTGGCGTGAAGTCAACCGCGATTCTGTTCGGCGAGGCCGACCGCACCATCATCCTGACCTTGCAGCTACTGTCGCTGGGCTGCCTGTTGCTGGCAGGTAGCCGCTTCGGACTGGGGGGCTGGTTCCACCTGGGGCTGCTGGGCGCTGCGGCGTGCTTTGCCTGGGAGTACTGGTCGACGCGCAAGCTGGACCGGGAGTCGTGCTTCAAGGCGTTTCTGCACAATCACTGGGCGGGGATGCTGGTGTTTATTGGTGTGGTACTGGATTACGCGTTTGTCTGA
- the phoB gene encoding Phosphate regulon transcriptional regulatory protein PhoB (*Name phoB), with protein sequence MVGRNILIVDDEAPIREMIAVALEMAGYDCLEAENSQQAHAIIVDRKPDLILLDWMLPGTSGIELARRLKRDELTGDIPIIMLTAKGEEDNKIQGLEVGADDYITKPFSPRELVARLKAVLRRTGPSDSEAPIEVGGLLLDPISHRVTIDGKPAEMGPTEYRLLQFFMTHQERAYTRGQLLDQVWGGNVYVEERTVDVHIRRLRKALGEAYENLVQTVRGTGYRFSTKS encoded by the coding sequence ATGGTTGGCAGGAACATTCTGATCGTCGACGACGAAGCGCCTATTCGCGAGATGATCGCCGTTGCCCTGGAAATGGCCGGCTATGACTGCCTGGAAGCGGAAAACTCCCAACAGGCCCACGCGATCATCGTCGACCGCAAACCGGACCTGATCCTGCTCGACTGGATGCTGCCAGGTACCTCCGGCATCGAGCTGGCCCGCCGCCTGAAGCGCGACGAACTGACCGGCGACATCCCGATCATCATGCTCACCGCCAAGGGCGAAGAGGACAACAAGATCCAAGGCCTGGAAGTGGGCGCCGACGACTACATCACCAAGCCGTTCTCGCCACGTGAACTGGTTGCGCGCCTGAAGGCCGTGCTGCGCCGCACCGGCCCGAGTGACAGCGAAGCACCAATCGAAGTCGGCGGGCTGCTGCTCGACCCGATCAGCCACCGCGTCACCATCGACGGCAAGCCCGCCGAGATGGGCCCCACCGAATACCGCCTGTTGCAGTTCTTCATGACCCACCAGGAGCGCGCCTACACCCGTGGCCAGCTGCTGGACCAGGTGTGGGGCGGCAACGTCTACGTCGAGGAACGCACTGTCGACGTGCACATCCGTCGCCTGCGCAAGGCGCTGGGTGAAGCCTACGAAAATCTGGTACAAACCGTCCGGGGCACTGGCTACCGCTTCTCGACCAAGAGCTGA
- the phoR gene encoding Phosphate regulon sensor protein PhoR (*Name phoR) has product MNQNWHATLIRHLLLLTTVCLIGGLVSGYYGWSLAIGLALYLGWTLKQLLRLHDWLRNHQPDEAPPDGYGLWGEVFDSIYHLQRRDQRVRGRLQAVIDRVQESTAALRDAVIMLDSDGNLEWWNRAAETLLGFKTPQDGGQQVTNLVRHPRFKEYFEAENYLEPLEIPSPINDRMRVQLHITRYGNNEHLMLVRDVTRIHQLEQMRKDFVANVSHELRTPLTVITGYLETLLDNVEDVNPRWARALQQMSQQGSRMQTLLNDLLLLAKLEATDYPSDNQPVAVEALLASIKNDAQALSGPRNQRITLEAAPGVKLKGSESELRSAFSNLVFNAVKYTQDEGNIRIRWWADAQGAHLSVQDSGVGIDAKHLPRLTERFYRVDSSRASNTGGTGLGLAIVKHVLMRHRGKLDISSVPGHGSTFTCHFLPAQLASDKG; this is encoded by the coding sequence TTGAACCAGAACTGGCACGCGACCCTGATTCGCCACCTGCTGTTGCTGACTACCGTCTGCCTGATCGGCGGGCTGGTCAGCGGCTACTATGGCTGGAGCCTGGCCATTGGCCTGGCGCTTTACCTGGGCTGGACCCTCAAGCAGCTGCTGCGCCTGCATGACTGGCTGCGCAATCACCAGCCCGATGAAGCACCACCCGATGGTTACGGCCTGTGGGGCGAGGTGTTCGACAGCATCTACCACCTGCAACGCCGCGACCAGCGCGTGCGGGGCCGCCTGCAGGCAGTGATCGACCGGGTGCAGGAGTCCACCGCTGCATTGCGCGACGCAGTGATCATGCTCGACAGCGACGGCAACCTGGAGTGGTGGAACCGTGCCGCCGAAACCCTGTTGGGCTTCAAGACCCCACAGGACGGTGGCCAGCAAGTCACCAACCTGGTGCGCCATCCGCGCTTCAAGGAGTACTTCGAGGCGGAGAACTACCTCGAACCGCTGGAAATCCCCTCACCCATCAATGACCGCATGCGCGTGCAGTTGCACATCACCCGCTACGGCAACAACGAACACCTGATGCTGGTGCGCGATGTCACGCGCATCCACCAGCTGGAACAGATGCGCAAGGACTTCGTCGCCAACGTGTCCCACGAATTGCGCACACCACTGACGGTGATCACCGGTTACCTTGAAACCCTGCTGGACAACGTCGAGGATGTGAACCCGCGCTGGGCCCGCGCCCTGCAACAGATGAGCCAGCAAGGCTCGCGCATGCAGACGCTGCTCAACGACCTGTTGCTGCTGGCCAAGCTGGAAGCCACCGATTACCCGTCGGACAACCAGCCGGTGGCGGTCGAGGCCCTGCTTGCCTCGATCAAGAACGACGCCCAGGCCCTGTCCGGGCCACGCAACCAGCGCATCACCCTCGAAGCCGCGCCCGGCGTGAAGCTCAAGGGCAGCGAGTCGGAGCTGCGCAGTGCCTTTTCCAACCTGGTGTTCAACGCGGTGAAGTACACCCAGGACGAAGGCAACATTCGCATTCGCTGGTGGGCCGATGCCCAAGGTGCACACTTGTCGGTGCAGGACTCGGGAGTGGGCATCGACGCCAAGCACTTGCCCCGCCTCACCGAACGCTTCTACCGGGTGGACTCCAGCCGTGCGTCGAATACCGGTGGTACCGGGCTGGGGCTGGCGATCGTCAAACACGTGCTGATGCGCCACCGCGGCAAGCTGGACATCAGCAGCGTGCCGGGGCATGGCAGCACCTTTACCTGTCACTTTTTGCCGGCACAATTGGCCAGCGATAAAGGCTGA